In the genome of Falsirhodobacter halotolerans, one region contains:
- a CDS encoding allantoate amidohydrolase yields the protein MVRTTPSGARAVARCLELGRAPYSDMEGGLYRGYLTPAHRAAIDRMAQWMRAAGMTTRVDGAVNLIGRYDGSTDAPPLILASHIDSVRNAGVYDGPLGIMLGIECVARLAAEGRRMPFPIEVIAFGDEEGSRFPVSMLTSKTLAGSLTGIPEMADADGTRFADALAAFDTSPEQVLAAAHSGALAYLEAHIEQGPALQAEGLALGIVTGIAAQLRLQATVIGMAGHAGTSSMDLRRDALAGAAEMMVAIERTARDDASDLVATVGCLEAFPGATNVIPGEVRFTIDLRSGDAGRRDRASAAILHEIAAIAARRQLDLRVETVQDFPASPCDAGLMALLDDAMAAAGHPARHLVSGAGHDAMNMAPLCPAAMLFIRCRDGISHNPAEHVEPDDAEAALAVMSGFIEKLGELHA from the coding sequence ATGGTAAGGACCACACCTTCGGGCGCCCGGGCGGTTGCCCGCTGCCTTGAACTGGGGCGCGCGCCCTATTCCGACATGGAGGGCGGGCTTTACCGCGGCTATCTGACGCCCGCGCATCGCGCCGCGATCGACCGCATGGCACAGTGGATGCGCGCGGCGGGAATGACCACGCGGGTGGACGGGGCGGTGAACCTGATCGGACGCTATGACGGCAGCACGGACGCCCCCCCGCTGATCCTTGCCAGCCATATCGACAGCGTGCGGAATGCGGGGGTCTATGACGGTCCGCTGGGCATCATGCTGGGCATCGAATGCGTGGCGCGCCTTGCGGCCGAAGGGCGGCGGATGCCCTTCCCCATCGAGGTGATCGCCTTCGGGGACGAGGAGGGCAGCCGCTTTCCCGTCTCCATGCTGACCAGCAAGACGCTGGCGGGCAGCCTGACCGGCATTCCCGAGATGGCCGACGCGGACGGCACGCGCTTTGCCGACGCGCTTGCCGCCTTCGACACGTCGCCCGAACAGGTGCTGGCGGCGGCGCATTCCGGCGCGCTGGCCTATCTGGAGGCGCATATCGAACAGGGGCCCGCCCTGCAGGCCGAGGGGCTGGCGCTTGGCATCGTGACGGGGATCGCGGCGCAGTTGCGTCTGCAGGCCACCGTTATCGGTATGGCGGGCCATGCGGGAACATCCTCGATGGACCTGCGGCGCGATGCGCTGGCGGGCGCGGCAGAAATGATGGTCGCGATCGAACGGACCGCCCGCGATGACGCCAGCGATCTGGTGGCCACCGTCGGTTGTCTGGAGGCGTTTCCGGGGGCGACCAATGTCATCCCGGGCGAGGTGCGCTTCACCATCGACCTGCGATCGGGCGATGCGGGGCGGCGTGATCGCGCCAGCGCCGCGATCCTGCACGAGATCGCGGCCATCGCCGCCCGCCGTCAGCTTGATCTGCGGGTTGAGACGGTCCAGGACTTCCCCGCCTCTCCCTGCGATGCCGGGCTGATGGCCCTGCTGGATGATGCGATGGCGGCGGCGGGGCATCCCGCACGTCACCTTGTGTCCGGTGCGGGGCACGACGCCATGAACATGGCCCCGCTTTGCCCGGCCGCGATGCTGTTCATCCGGTGCCGCGACGGCATCAGCCACAACCCCGCGGAGCATGTGGAGCCGGACGACGCCGAGGCGGCGCTGGCCGTGATGTCGGGGTTCATCGAAAAACTTGGAGAGTTGCATGCCTGA
- a CDS encoding AtzE family amidohydrolase: MTISFDAADIARNVRAGTLSAVEVAREALRRIDAAPELMAVTRRLAARAMQDAAAVDAKVARGEDPGPLAGVPYGVKDLFDVAGEVTTAGAARLEHAPPATRDAEAIARLTRAGAVLVATLNMDEFAYGFVTDNARWGITRNPHDPERFAGGSSGGSAAAVAAGLVSFSLGSDTNGSIRIPASLCGVFGIKPTHHSLPMDGVYPFVHTLDDMGCFTRTAGDMRMVDDVLRGTVSHVADAPLSCAMLGGWFARNLTAGMRAALDRFTAGMGHVPEVTLRGVDQARSAAFLITAYEGGRLHLDALRDDPISYDPGTRDRLIAGAALSEAAYDDALAYRATFARQIDAVFERHDVLIAPAVLGEAPRIDQPTLLIDGEAKPARANLGLFTQPISFLGLPVVTVPLPTDGLPLGLQLIGPKGRDADLIALATTLAKRGDARPELWA, encoded by the coding sequence ATGACCATCTCTTTCGATGCGGCGGACATTGCCCGCAACGTTCGCGCCGGCACGCTCAGCGCGGTGGAGGTTGCCCGCGAGGCGCTGCGCCGGATCGACGCCGCGCCGGAGCTGATGGCGGTGACGCGCCGCCTTGCGGCACGCGCCATGCAGGACGCGGCGGCGGTTGATGCCAAGGTCGCGCGGGGCGAGGATCCGGGCCCGCTTGCCGGGGTTCCGTATGGCGTCAAGGACCTGTTCGACGTGGCGGGCGAAGTCACCACCGCCGGGGCGGCCCGACTGGAGCACGCGCCCCCCGCGACACGGGATGCCGAGGCGATCGCCCGTCTGACGCGCGCGGGGGCCGTGCTGGTCGCGACGCTGAACATGGACGAGTTCGCCTATGGCTTTGTGACCGACAATGCGCGGTGGGGCATCACCCGCAATCCGCACGATCCCGAACGCTTTGCGGGCGGATCCTCGGGCGGGTCCGCGGCCGCCGTCGCCGCCGGTCTGGTCAGCTTCAGCCTGGGGTCCGACACCAACGGCTCGATCCGCATTCCGGCAAGCCTGTGCGGCGTCTTCGGCATCAAGCCCACGCATCACAGCCTGCCGATGGACGGGGTTTACCCCTTTGTGCACACGCTCGACGACATGGGCTGCTTCACCCGCACGGCCGGGGATATGCGGATGGTCGATGACGTGCTGCGCGGCACGGTATCGCATGTCGCCGACGCGCCGTTATCCTGCGCCATGCTTGGCGGCTGGTTCGCCCGCAACCTGACCGCGGGGATGCGGGCGGCGCTGGATCGGTTCACGGCCGGAATGGGGCATGTTCCCGAGGTGACCCTTCGCGGGGTCGATCAGGCACGTTCGGCGGCGTTCCTGATCACCGCCTATGAGGGCGGGCGCCTGCATCTGGACGCCCTGCGCGACGATCCCATCTCCTACGATCCGGGCACGCGGGACCGCCTGATCGCCGGCGCCGCGCTGAGCGAGGCCGCCTATGACGACGCCCTCGCCTATCGCGCGACATTTGCCCGCCAGATCGACGCCGTCTTTGAACGCCACGACGTCCTGATCGCTCCGGCCGTTCTGGGGGAGGCCCCCCGCATCGACCAGCCCACCCTTCTGATCGACGGAGAGGCGAAGCCCGCCCGCGCCAATCTGGGCCTCTTCACCCAACCCATCAGCTTCCTCGGCCTTCCGGTGGTGACCGTTCCTTTGCCGACCGATGGATTGCCCCTCGGCCTCCAGCTCATAGGGCCAAAAGGCCGCGATGCCGACCTCATCGCCCTCGCAACAACGCTGGCGAAAAGGGGGGACGCCAGGCCCGAACTCTGGGCGTAA
- a CDS encoding flavin reductase family protein, producing MNSLAFDFAALTPKERYKLLIGTVIPRPIALITTVSAEGLPNAGSFSFFNILTHDPAIMAVGIEYKPCGTPKDTAANILATGEFTVHISDHALVDQMEICSIKFPPDVDELQVAGLETVAGETVRSPRILAAPAAFECHLVQTVPITPARVIVLGEVKRMFVREGLVDPETLHVDQMGIDAVGRLGGHLYARQLDQFERVTPTVEDFMAMSER from the coding sequence ATGAACAGCCTTGCCTTCGATTTCGCCGCCCTGACCCCGAAAGAGCGTTACAAGCTGCTGATCGGCACCGTGATCCCCCGCCCGATCGCCCTGATCACCACGGTCTCGGCGGAGGGGTTGCCCAATGCCGGTTCGTTCAGCTTCTTCAACATCCTGACCCACGATCCCGCGATCATGGCCGTGGGCATCGAATACAAGCCCTGCGGCACACCCAAGGACACGGCCGCGAACATCCTTGCGACAGGCGAATTCACCGTTCACATCTCGGATCACGCGCTGGTGGATCAAATGGAGATATGTTCGATCAAGTTCCCCCCGGATGTGGACGAATTGCAGGTGGCGGGGCTGGAGACGGTGGCGGGCGAAACGGTGCGCAGCCCCCGCATCCTTGCCGCCCCCGCCGCCTTCGAATGCCATCTGGTGCAGACCGTTCCCATCACCCCTGCCCGCGTCATCGTTCTGGGCGAGGTGAAGCGCATGTTCGTGCGCGAAGGGCTGGTCGATCCCGAAACGCTCCATGTCGACCAGATGGGCATCGATGCGGTGGGGCGACTGGGTGGGCACCTCTATGCCCGGCAATTGGACCAGTTCGAGCGTGTGACCCCGACCGTCGAAGACTTCATGGCCATGTCGGAACGTTGA
- the hpxZ gene encoding oxalurate catabolism protein HpxZ: protein MIAINSPTPLAEVTAAFHAYERALMEDDMDAMDALFHASPHTNRFGVGEVLYGIEAIRAFRKGRGGSPRRRLGHVAITVYGDSFATADAEFFRENSDLRGRQTQSWVRFADGWKVVSAHVSLEGTSH from the coding sequence ATGATCGCCATCAACTCCCCCACCCCGCTGGCCGAAGTCACCGCCGCCTTCCACGCCTATGAGCGCGCCCTGATGGAGGACGACATGGACGCGATGGACGCGCTGTTCCACGCCTCGCCGCACACGAACCGCTTTGGCGTGGGCGAGGTGCTTTACGGCATCGAGGCGATACGGGCCTTCCGCAAGGGGCGCGGCGGATCGCCCCGACGCCGGTTGGGCCATGTGGCAATCACCGTCTATGGCGACAGCTTCGCGACGGCGGATGCCGAATTCTTCCGCGAAAACTCGGATCTGCGCGGGCGCCAGACACAAAGCTGGGTCCGTTTTGCGGACGGCTGGAAGGTGGTCTCGGCGCATGTGAGCCTGGAAGGCACCTCGCATTGA
- the puuE gene encoding allantoinase PuuE — MRDLVGYGQTPPPARWPQGARTAVQFVINYEEGAENSVLNGDPLSEGFLSEMVGAARHPARAMAMESLYEYGSRAGFWRLHRLFTARDLPVTVFGVAKALETNPEAVAAMQSADWEIASHGLRWIDYQDIPEDVERAHIAQAVALHERVTGQRPLGWYQGRTSPNTARLVSEEGGFLYDADSYADDLPYWDRRHGRAQLIVPYTLDVNDMKFVALNGFTEGAQFYRYLRDTFDQLHAEGGRMMSVGLHGRVAGRPARAHALARFLDHIARVPDVWVARRIDIARHWMKVHPA, encoded by the coding sequence ATGCGCGACCTTGTCGGCTATGGCCAGACGCCGCCCCCCGCCCGCTGGCCGCAGGGGGCGCGGACCGCCGTGCAGTTCGTCATCAACTATGAGGAAGGGGCGGAAAACTCCGTCCTGAACGGCGATCCGCTGTCGGAGGGGTTCCTGTCCGAGATGGTGGGGGCCGCGCGCCACCCCGCCCGTGCGATGGCGATGGAAAGCCTGTATGAATACGGAAGCCGCGCGGGCTTCTGGCGGCTGCACCGTCTGTTCACGGCGCGTGATCTTCCGGTCACGGTCTTTGGTGTGGCGAAAGCGCTGGAAACCAATCCCGAGGCGGTGGCCGCCATGCAGTCCGCCGATTGGGAAATCGCCAGCCACGGCCTGCGCTGGATCGATTATCAGGACATCCCCGAGGATGTGGAGCGCGCCCATATTGCCCAAGCCGTCGCCCTGCATGAACGGGTCACGGGACAGCGTCCCTTGGGGTGGTATCAGGGGCGCACCAGCCCCAACACCGCCCGTCTGGTGTCCGAAGAGGGCGGGTTCCTCTATGACGCCGACAGCTATGCCGACGATCTGCCCTATTGGGACCGGCGTCATGGCCGCGCGCAGCTGATCGTCCCCTATACGCTGGACGTGAACGACATGAAGTTCGTGGCGCTGAACGGCTTTACCGAGGGCGCGCAGTTCTACCGCTATCTGCGCGACACGTTCGACCAGCTTCACGCCGAGGGGGGCCGGATGATGAGCGTCGGTCTGCACGGACGCGTGGCGGGGCGTCCGGCCCGCGCCCATGCGCTGGCGCGGTTCCTCGACCATATCGCGCGGGTTCCCGATGTATGGGTCGCCCGCCGCATCGACATCGCCCGCCACTGGATGAAGGTTCACCCCGCATGA
- a CDS encoding pyridoxal-phosphate-dependent aminotransferase family protein, producing MPELPQNLFGQIDPPQRLLMGPGPVNAHPRVLRAMGADLLGQFDPEMTGYMNEVMALYRPVFGTDNRWTLLVDGTARAGIEAALVSLLAPGDTALVVNFGRFGLLLQEILHRIGARYETVDAPWGEVVPLDAIAEAARRVRPTVICTVHGDTSTTMAQPLEGIGAIAKEVGALVYVDATATLGGMEIASDRWGADVVTGGLQKCLGGPSGSSPITISDAAADRILNRRHVEKGIARDDIENGAGRMIGSNYFDLAMVMDYWGPKRLNHHTEATTMLYGARECARVALAEGLPARFARHAAAGRAMTAGIRAMGLSVFGDDAHRMTNVTGVWIPDGVDGDRVRLMMRTHFEIEIGTAFGPLQGRIWRLGAMGYNAMRHKVLITLAALEACLQAEGHRLPLGAAVPAAVAAWDAA from the coding sequence ATGCCTGAGCTTCCGCAGAACCTGTTTGGCCAGATCGACCCGCCGCAACGGCTGCTGATGGGCCCCGGGCCGGTCAACGCCCATCCGCGTGTCCTGCGCGCGATGGGCGCGGACCTTCTGGGGCAGTTCGACCCCGAGATGACCGGCTACATGAACGAGGTGATGGCGCTTTATCGCCCCGTCTTCGGCACGGACAACCGCTGGACCCTGCTGGTGGACGGCACGGCCCGGGCGGGGATCGAGGCCGCGCTGGTCAGCCTGCTGGCACCGGGGGACACCGCGCTCGTGGTCAACTTCGGCCGGTTCGGCCTGCTTCTTCAGGAAATCCTGCACCGCATCGGGGCGCGGTATGAAACCGTGGACGCCCCCTGGGGCGAGGTGGTGCCGCTGGACGCGATCGCCGAGGCCGCACGCCGCGTGCGGCCCACGGTGATCTGCACGGTGCATGGCGACACCTCCACCACGATGGCGCAGCCGTTGGAGGGGATCGGGGCCATCGCGAAGGAGGTCGGCGCCCTCGTCTATGTCGATGCCACCGCGACCCTTGGCGGGATGGAGATCGCGAGCGATCGCTGGGGGGCGGATGTGGTGACGGGCGGGTTGCAGAAATGCCTGGGCGGGCCGTCGGGCTCGTCGCCCATCACCATCTCGGACGCGGCGGCGGACCGGATCCTGAACCGGCGGCATGTCGAAAAGGGCATCGCCCGCGATGATATCGAAAACGGCGCGGGGCGGATGATCGGGTCGAACTACTTCGATCTGGCGATGGTGATGGACTATTGGGGGCCGAAACGGCTGAACCACCACACCGAGGCGACGACCATGCTTTACGGTGCGCGCGAATGCGCCCGCGTCGCCTTGGCCGAAGGGTTGCCCGCGCGGTTTGCCCGCCACGCCGCCGCCGGTCGGGCCATGACCGCGGGCATACGGGCCATGGGGCTGAGCGTGTTCGGCGACGACGCCCACCGGATGACGAACGTGACCGGCGTGTGGATCCCCGACGGTGTGGATGGCGACCGTGTGCGTCTGATGATGCGCACACATTTCGAGATCGAGATCGGCACCGCCTTCGGGCCGCTTCAGGGGCGCATCTGGCGTCTGGGGGCGATGGGATACAACGCCATGCGCCACAAGGTGCTCATCACCCTTGCTGCGCTGGAGGCCTGTCTGCAGGCCGAAGGCCACAGGCTGCCCCTTGGGGCGGCGGTGCCGGCGGCGGTTGCGGCATGGGATGCGGCCTGA
- a CDS encoding amidase — protein MTEVLHALDATTLLAGYRDGTLSPVEVTEAVIVQIERTEPHLHAMYGFDPDGARAAARRSERRWREGAPLTGADGVTLDGVPATIKENIATKGTPVPLGTAATRLVPATADAPPAARLREAGVVILGKTTMPEYGAMSSGVSSIHATARNPWNRAMNPGGSSAGAGAGGAAGYGPLHIGTDIGGSIRLPAAWNGLVGLKPSLGRIPIDPPYQGRCAGPMCRTVEDAARMMAVLSRPDPQGRDSMNLPPAMLDWLALDIDLAGVRIGLQLDAGCGMPVDPLTIDPVIAAARLFEAAGAVVEPLAPWMTDDLLQGVNQFWLIRAAQDLATLDDAKRAKVLPVFLEWAAPAARMTALEAFRAYTATMEVRTRTVAATKGVDFVLSPVSPNTSFPAEWSYVTNDVSRAMDHIGFTLPYNMSEQPAVAICCGYDTAGVPIGLQIAGHRFDDTGVLRMVRAWERMRSPMRPWPMDVL, from the coding sequence ATGACCGAAGTTCTTCACGCGCTGGATGCCACCACCCTCCTTGCCGGCTATCGGGATGGAACCTTGTCGCCGGTGGAGGTGACGGAGGCGGTCATCGTGCAGATCGAACGAACGGAACCGCATCTGCATGCGATGTATGGCTTCGATCCCGACGGCGCACGGGCCGCCGCGCGTCGGTCCGAACGGCGCTGGCGTGAAGGGGCGCCGTTGACAGGTGCGGATGGGGTGACGCTGGACGGTGTTCCCGCGACGATCAAGGAAAACATCGCCACCAAAGGAACCCCCGTGCCCTTGGGAACGGCCGCCACCCGCCTTGTCCCCGCCACCGCAGATGCGCCACCTGCCGCGCGTCTGCGCGAGGCGGGGGTCGTCATCCTTGGCAAGACCACAATGCCGGAATACGGCGCGATGTCGTCGGGTGTGTCCAGCATTCACGCGACGGCGCGCAACCCGTGGAACCGCGCGATGAACCCCGGCGGATCCTCGGCCGGGGCCGGGGCGGGAGGGGCGGCGGGCTATGGGCCGCTGCACATCGGCACGGATATCGGCGGATCGATCCGCCTGCCCGCGGCATGGAACGGGCTGGTCGGGCTGAAGCCGTCCCTGGGGCGCATTCCGATCGACCCGCCGTATCAGGGGCGGTGCGCGGGGCCGATGTGTCGAACGGTCGAGGATGCTGCGCGGATGATGGCCGTCCTCAGCCGTCCCGATCCGCAGGGTCGGGACAGCATGAACCTGCCCCCCGCCATGCTGGATTGGCTGGCGCTGGATATCGACCTGGCAGGGGTGCGGATCGGATTGCAGCTGGACGCCGGTTGCGGGATGCCGGTCGATCCGCTGACAATTGACCCGGTGATCGCCGCCGCACGCCTGTTTGAAGCGGCGGGGGCGGTGGTGGAGCCGCTGGCGCCATGGATGACCGACGACCTTCTGCAGGGCGTCAACCAATTCTGGTTGATCCGTGCCGCGCAGGATCTGGCCACCCTTGACGACGCGAAGCGGGCCAAGGTTCTGCCGGTGTTTCTGGAATGGGCCGCGCCGGCGGCGAGGATGACGGCACTTGAGGCGTTCCGCGCCTATACCGCGACGATGGAGGTTCGGACCCGCACGGTGGCGGCCACGAAAGGCGTGGATTTTGTCCTGTCCCCGGTATCGCCCAACACGTCGTTTCCCGCCGAATGGTCGTATGTCACCAATGACGTGTCCCGCGCGATGGACCATATCGGTTTTACCTTGCCGTATAACATGAGCGAGCAACCCGCCGTTGCGATCTGCTGTGGTTACGATACCGCCGGTGTGCCGATCGGATTGCAGATCGCGGGTCACAGGTTCGATGATACGGGTGTATTGCGCATGGTGCGCGCGTGGGAACGGATGCGGTCCCCGATGCGTCCATGGCCGATGGACGTGCTGTGA
- a CDS encoding gamma-glutamyltransferase family protein — MKTVTSHQGMATSPHFLASRAGRSVLAEGGTAVEACVAMAATLSAVYPHMTGIGGDGFWLIHGPDGTVRSIHGCGGAAAKAELSLYAGMKSVPWRGPLAANTVAGTVSAWQAALEGDAGALPLARLLRDAVAHARDGVAVTAGGAAIAAAKGVELRDLPGDYRHVFEPDGRPLTEGEILRQPALAETFLRLGREGLDSFYSGNLAADIAQDLERLGSPISGADLRDHRATRPAPLKVTTGQGTLYNAAPPTQGAASLLILALFDRMRADAADGFDHLHGLIEATKQAFLWRDRHCGDPAMMERDAQAVLDDPATLDGMLAAIDATRAAPWPQPGQWGDTAWFGAADGRGQVVSCIQSTYFEFGSGLVLPRTGIVWQNRGASFRLAKDGWNALKPGRKPFHTLNPALAVLRDGRIMAYGTMGGEGQPQTQAAIFTRHAYFDVDLQKAISRPRWLLGRTWGDVSTTLKIEEGFDETLYADLVAAGHAVERIAGRSAMMGHAGALVRHPDGRLDGASDPRSDGEAAAW, encoded by the coding sequence ATGAAGACGGTGACCTCGCATCAGGGGATGGCAACCTCGCCGCATTTTCTTGCGAGCCGGGCGGGACGTTCGGTGCTGGCGGAGGGGGGCACGGCGGTCGAGGCGTGCGTTGCGATGGCGGCGACGCTGTCGGCCGTCTATCCGCACATGACCGGCATCGGTGGCGACGGGTTCTGGCTGATCCACGGGCCGGACGGCACGGTCAGGTCCATCCACGGCTGCGGCGGGGCGGCGGCGAAAGCGGAGCTTTCGCTCTATGCCGGGATGAAGTCCGTTCCGTGGCGGGGACCGCTGGCGGCCAACACGGTGGCGGGAACGGTGTCGGCATGGCAGGCGGCGCTGGAGGGGGATGCGGGGGCGCTGCCGCTGGCGCGGTTGCTGCGCGATGCCGTGGCCCATGCGCGGGACGGCGTGGCGGTCACGGCGGGGGGTGCCGCCATCGCGGCGGCGAAGGGCGTGGAGTTGCGCGATCTTCCGGGCGATTATCGCCATGTGTTCGAGCCGGACGGTCGCCCCCTGACGGAAGGCGAGATCCTGCGGCAGCCCGCCTTGGCCGAGACGTTCCTCCGTCTGGGGCGCGAGGGGTTGGACAGCTTCTATTCCGGGAATCTCGCCGCCGACATCGCGCAGGATCTGGAACGTCTGGGCAGTCCGATCTCGGGTGCGGATCTGCGCGATCATCGCGCCACCCGCCCCGCGCCGCTGAAGGTCACCACGGGCCAAGGCACGCTTTATAACGCCGCCCCGCCGACGCAGGGGGCGGCCTCGCTTCTGATCCTTGCGCTGTTCGACCGGATGCGGGCCGATGCCGCCGATGGGTTCGACCATCTGCACGGTCTGATCGAGGCGACGAAGCAGGCGTTCCTGTGGCGCGATCGTCATTGCGGCGATCCCGCGATGATGGAGCGTGACGCGCAGGCGGTGCTGGACGATCCCGCCACGCTGGACGGTATGCTGGCGGCCATCGACGCCACGCGGGCCGCTCCTTGGCCGCAGCCGGGCCAGTGGGGCGATACGGCGTGGTTCGGGGCCGCCGACGGGCGGGGTCAGGTCGTCTCCTGCATACAAAGCACCTATTTCGAGTTCGGGTCGGGGCTTGTGCTGCCCCGCACCGGCATCGTCTGGCAGAACCGGGGGGCCTCGTTCCGCCTTGCCAAAGACGGCTGGAACGCCCTGAAGCCCGGCCGCAAGCCGTTCCACACGCTGAACCCCGCGCTTGCCGTGCTGCGGGATGGCCGGATCATGGCCTATGGCACGATGGGCGGGGAAGGCCAGCCGCAGACGCAGGCCGCGATCTTCACGCGCCACGCCTATTTCGACGTTGACCTGCAAAAGGCGATCAGCCGTCCGCGCTGGCTGCTGGGGCGCACCTGGGGCGACGTGTCCACCACGCTCAAGATCGAGGAAGGTTTTGATGAGACGCTTTATGCTGATCTTGTGGCCGCCGGCCATGCTGTCGAACGCATCGCGGGGCGTTCGGCGATGATGGGCCATGCCGGGGCGCTTGTGCGTCATCCCGATGGCCGTCTGGACGGGGCGAGCGATCCACGATCCGACGGGGAGGCGGCGGCATGGTAA
- a CDS encoding ABC transporter substrate-binding protein, whose product MTTAHITRDNAAMIWDSLVALDSDFQVQPQMATFEVSEDGLTYTFALRDGLKWHDGGDVTSADAIASIRRWMERDNGGQMVADRMASLEATDDKTFTLTLTEPFSYTLEAMAKPSGLALFIMPERIANTPADTAITEFVGSGPFVFNEAEFQPGVRVVYDKFEDYVPAPGDRSWFSGGKEVLVDRVEWVTMPDAQTAMNALINGEIDYMEAVPVDLLPLLEGMDGIQTKVLADLGGVAIGRMNFLYPPFDNPQIRRAAMMAMSQQDVLTAWIGNPDYFKVCGAITGCGTPLASETGSETLTSGGDIEGAKALLAEAGYDGTPVVLMQPTDVVTLTAQPIVAAQALRAAGFNVDMQPMDWQTLVTRRANMAPPAEGGWNLFFTNWIVPEVANPLGNVMMGGRGERSWFGWPTDERIETLLSEFGSAPDAEAQKQVAEQIQAHVMENVNYIHLGQYFSPSAWSDKLDGVVSAPFPVFWGVSKSDG is encoded by the coding sequence ATGACGACGGCCCACATCACACGCGACAATGCGGCCATGATCTGGGATTCGCTCGTGGCGCTGGATTCCGATTTTCAGGTTCAGCCCCAGATGGCGACGTTCGAGGTGTCCGAGGACGGCCTGACCTACACCTTCGCCCTGCGTGACGGCCTGAAATGGCATGACGGGGGCGATGTGACATCGGCGGATGCCATCGCGTCGATCCGGCGCTGGATGGAACGCGACAATGGCGGCCAGATGGTGGCCGACCGCATGGCCAGTCTGGAGGCCACGGATGACAAGACATTCACGCTGACCCTTACCGAACCGTTCAGCTATACGCTGGAGGCGATGGCGAAACCCTCGGGCCTTGCGCTGTTCATCATGCCCGAACGGATCGCCAACACCCCGGCGGACACCGCCATCACCGAATTCGTCGGCTCCGGCCCCTTCGTGTTCAACGAGGCGGAATTCCAGCCGGGCGTCCGCGTCGTCTATGACAAGTTCGAGGATTACGTCCCCGCCCCCGGCGATCGGAGCTGGTTCTCCGGCGGAAAGGAGGTGCTGGTCGATCGCGTGGAATGGGTGACCATGCCCGATGCCCAGACCGCGATGAACGCGCTGATCAACGGCGAGATCGACTATATGGAGGCGGTGCCCGTCGATCTTCTGCCGCTGCTGGAAGGGATGGACGGCATCCAGACCAAGGTGCTGGCCGATCTGGGCGGCGTTGCGATCGGGCGGATGAACTTCCTCTACCCCCCGTTCGACAATCCGCAGATCCGCCGCGCCGCGATGATGGCCATGAGCCAGCAGGACGTGCTGACCGCGTGGATCGGCAATCCGGATTACTTCAAGGTCTGCGGCGCGATCACCGGCTGCGGCACCCCGCTGGCATCCGAGACGGGGTCGGAGACGCTGACCTCGGGCGGGGATATCGAAGGGGCCAAGGCGCTTCTGGCCGAGGCGGGATATGACGGCACACCCGTCGTCCTGATGCAACCGACGGATGTCGTGACCCTGACCGCGCAGCCCATCGTGGCGGCACAGGCGCTGCGGGCGGCCGGTTTCAACGTCGACATGCAGCCGATGGACTGGCAGACGCTCGTCACCCGCCGCGCCAACATGGCCCCCCCGGCCGAGGGCGGCTGGAACCTGTTCTTCACCAACTGGATCGTGCCGGAAGTCGCCAACCCCCTTGGCAACGTCATGATGGGCGGCCGGGGAGAGCGGTCGTGGTTCGGCTGGCCCACGGATGAACGGATCGAAACGCTTCTGAGCGAATTCGGCAGCGCCCCGGACGCCGAGGCGCAAAAGCAGGTCGCGGAACAGATCCAGGCGCATGTGATGGAGAATGTGAACTACATCCACCTAGGCCAGTATTTCAGCCCCTCGGCATGGAGCGACAAGCTGGACGGCGTCGTCTCCGCCCCCTTCCCCGTCTTCTGGGGCGTCAGCAAATCCGACGGCTGA